One Indicator indicator isolate 239-I01 chromosome 9, UM_Iind_1.1, whole genome shotgun sequence genomic window carries:
- the SERTAD2 gene encoding SERTA domain-containing protein 2: MLGKGGKRKFEEHEDGLEGKVVSPTDGPSKVSYTLQRQTIFNISLMKLYNHRPLTEPSLQKTVLINNMLRRIQEELKQEGSLRPVFVTASQPADPLSDNFREAQPAFSHLSQPLLTTDFVSTTPLESCLTPASLLEDDTFCTSPAAQHDGPTKPPPPALQAVKDSFSSALDEIEELCPAPTSAEAVAAETGAQDSKEHPSESNLQKPEGFPESRTAESKLMDSLPGNFEITTSTGFLTDLTLDDILFADIDTSMYDFDPCTSATGAASKMAPVSADELLKTLAPYSSQPVTPNQPFKMDLTELDHIMEVLVGS; the protein is encoded by the coding sequence ATgttggggaaaggaggaaagcgGAAGTTTGAGGAGCATGAAGATGGGTTGGAAGGCAAAGTGGTGTCTCCCACTGACGGTCCCTCTAAGGTGTCTTACACCTTACAGCGTCAGACTATCTTCAACATTTCCCTTATGAAACTGTATAACCACAGGCCATTAACCGAGCCCAGCTTGcaaaagacagttttaattAACAACATGTTAAGGCGCATCCAGGAAGAACTGAAACAAGAAGGCAGCTTGAGGCCCGTGTTCGTGACCGCTTCGCAGCCCGCCGACCCCCTCAGCGACAACTTCCGCGAGGCCCAGCCGGCGTTCAGCCATctctcccagcccctcctcaccACTGACTTTGTAAGCACTACGCCCCTGGAGTCTTGCCTCACCCCGGCCTCTTTGCTGGAGGATGACACTTTTTGCACTTCGCCGGCTGCCCAGCACGATGGTCCCACAAAACCGccccctcctgctctccaagcAGTAAAGgacagcttctcctcagccttgGACGAAATCGAGGAGCTCTGTCCAGCACCTACCTCCGCAGAGGCAGTAGCAGCCGAAACGGGAGCCCAGGACTCTAAGGAGCACCCCAgcgagtccaaccttcaaaaGCCCGAGGGCTTCCCGGAGAGCAGAACAGCTGAATCGAAACTCATGGACTCCCTACCTGGCAACTTCGAGATCACGACTTCCACAGGGTTCCTCACAGACTTGAccctggatgacatcctgtttGCTGACATTGACACGTCCATGTACGATTTTGACCCCTGCACGTCTGCCACAGGGGCTGCCTCAAAAATGGCTCCTGTCTCAGCAGATGAGCTCCTCAAAACCCTCGCTCCCTACAGCAGTCAACCAGTGACTCCAAATCAGCCTTTCAAAATGGACCTCACAGAACTGGATCACATCATGGAGGTGCTCGTTGGGTCTTAA